GCATCTGCAACTCCTCGGCGAGTTCGACGCAGGCGTCGACGCTCTCGTCGCGGTAGCCCTCGATGCCCTCGTGGATGGTCAGCGCCGTCATCTCGATGCGCGGGTCCTTGGCGAACGTGTCGTCGAGGATGTGGGTGAGCACGACGCTGTCCTTCCCGCCGGAGAGGCCGATGACCCAGTGTTCGGGGTCCTCGGGCGTCGCGTCGCGCGGGACCAAGCTATCTTTCCGAATCCGGCCGCGGACGCGTTTCTCCACCGAGGCGCAGAAGTGGTTCTCGCAGAGGTGGGCCCCCGAGTACCCCGCGTGCATCACCGCGTCCCGGCCGCACTTGTCGCACTCCATCACCGCACGGTAACCCGCCGGGACGAATACGGGTTTCGCTGTCCGTTCGGGCAGGAAAGGAGAGGCGCGCGTCGAAACCCGTTTGTCTCCCGGCGTCCGACACCGGGTATGGAACGCGCCCGCGCCGTCGACCGAGTCGAGGCCGTTCTCGACGCCGTCGAGTCCGAACCGATGCCCGTGCCCGTCCGCGAGGTGTGGGTGTACGGCGACGTCGCCCTCGGCCTCGACCCGGTGGAGCGACTGGACGTGTACGTCACGAAGGACCTCCTGATGCGCAGCGATTCGGAGGCCACGGAGGCGTTCGAGCGCTCGCACGGGGTGAAGGGCGTCGGCAAGAGCGTCTCCGCGGAGTGGGCGGAGGCCCACCCCGAGCACCTCCGTGCGAACGGCAACGGCTACGCGGCCCCGGAGAAGTGTCTGGCCGCCCACCTGCTTCCCGAGGACGACCCCGTCCATCTCGAAGTCTGTAACGCCTCCTTCGACGACAACGTCACCCAGCGACTGAAGGGCGCGATGGCCCGCGACGCCTACGAGCAGATTCTCGACCCGCGCGGCGTCTGCCTGTACGCCGAGGGGCGGCGCTCGGAGTCGGCGCTGGAGAAACTCCGCGAGGGGGACCTCGTCTTCCCGACGCTGTCGGAGGCGCTGACGATGCTCGGGATGGACGACGAGGAGGCGGGGACGGCCGCCGACGCCGTCCGCGAGTACCGCGCCGCGCAGACGGGCGCGACGGTGCGCGGCGACGTGGTCTGACGCCGTCGGACGCGCGCGACGGCGACGGACTCGACTACCGCCGGTCGCGCCGCGACTCCTCTTTCGCCATCCGTTCGGCCTCGGCGCGGTCCATCGTCTCCGGGTCGCTCGTCTCGCGGTCGATGAGCACGTAGAGTCCGACCGTG
This Halogeometricum sp. S3BR5-2 DNA region includes the following protein-coding sequences:
- a CDS encoding DUF7095 family protein, whose product is MERARAVDRVEAVLDAVESEPMPVPVREVWVYGDVALGLDPVERLDVYVTKDLLMRSDSEATEAFERSHGVKGVGKSVSAEWAEAHPEHLRANGNGYAAPEKCLAAHLLPEDDPVHLEVCNASFDDNVTQRLKGAMARDAYEQILDPRGVCLYAEGRRSESALEKLREGDLVFPTLSEALTMLGMDDEEAGTAADAVREYRAAQTGATVRGDVV